cttttgtttaataCGGATtagtaaaattttgaattaaagaGGAAAGGACAAGGGAGTAATCGTATTGACAAATGTCAGATAAAGGTGTACCTACACTAAAGACCTATAGAAAAGAAATCTACAGAATCCAAAACTGCTATTTCTCCAAAAATTGCTTCTGAGCGGAGCTAGCTATGGCTGAACTGCAGCTGACCCCTCCGCCTCCAGGACCGCCGCTGCCAGCCGTCGCTACACCTGCGACGAGTGGAAGCTTGGCTACGAACATTCCGGTGAATCAAAGTTCTGCCGTCGGCGATGGCAGACTTCAAAGTAAGCGCCATAgtgtattttctttttagaaataAGATCTTTCGATTGTAGTTCTATTTTTCTTGTTCATTTGTGGTCAAATGCCTGATTTTGAACTCCAATTTAAGTCTAGATTCATGTTTTTGCATAAACATTGCAGATTGTAGATTAGGATTTttaggtttttgtttttgttttttttgttttgttttgttttttttttttttttctagctaCTGAATAACATGAGATATTTGTGCTGTTACAGTGTTGTTGTAGACTTTTTAGTTAAGATCTCCGTTTTTGGCTAGCTGCCTGTGAATAACCCATGAATCaagcttataaataaataaataaatttgtttagcATGCTTATTAAGATTTGTGGTTCTCATATGTACAGAGTAGTTTTTAATTCATCAATTTTGTTAGTGGTTCTCAAGATGACCATGCTTTAgcattattattagtttatgagCTGATGCATAGATGGCATAACTGAGTCTTAATTGgtactttttttaatataatgttcttGATTCTGTGTTTGGCCTTTGCTTTGCCATGAATAGATGCCACTCAATATGTTCCTGTTAATTATAAGAGCCTCCTTCAACAATATGCACAAAAAGCACGCTTACTACTCCCAGACTATGCAATTGTCAATGAAGGTTATCCACATGCGCCACAATTTAGAGGTACAGTCTCAATAGGCGGAGAGAAGTATACTTCTCCTAACACATTTGCACACCGGAAGGCTGCAGAACAGGATGCTGCGAGACATGCAATGGAGAGCATGCCACCAATAACAAAGAAAGAGGAACTACAACTACTTAATAATATTCATGAGGTTTGTTGTTAGTCTTAGATATTTACTCTGGATGCTTGGCTTTATTTTAGCCTCAATCAGTCCAAGTAGGTGAGTCAATTTCAACTCAAAATTATTCTTGAGGCCTGCCATTTATAGGTCATTTCTAATATCCAATTATACTTTAAATTTGATTGTTGGTTCCCCTAGTATAGCACTAATAGCAGAGCAGGTAGTTAGTGGTGTGTGATAGCATCTGAATTTCCtagatttattttttccttttgctgTTATATAACACTGGAATACAAATGAACACCTACCCTCTAATGGACACAGCTTATAGCTGTAATCATTAACATTAATTTTCTTCAACCTTTATCGGTTAAGACTTAAGAGCTCATTATCTAGTGCTACCAACTTCTTTCTTGTATCCATCTGACATGATAGATTTATGTGTTTAAAGCTCTTACTGAATCAGAGTTTCAGTTTGATCCCCTTAAGATAACCAATAGTAGTATAGTGAGTTGGTTCTTATATAGGAGAACTGCTTTGTAAGGGAACATCAAAATTTCCATCCCACAATCTACTTCTTTACTCCATGAGTTTTACATAATAGATTTGGACATTAATGTTCTTACtaaattagagttaatttccaTCCACTTAAACCAATATTAACAGAGTGAGTTGGTCCTTATTTCTTAAGAAGGAGAAATGCTTCATAATGGAAAAGTAGAACTCCCATCCCATATGTTATGAGTATTGTCTTTGCTTGATCATGAATGGAATATGCATAGCAGCATAGGTGTTCAAGATTCTGTTTGCATTGCTATTCCTCATCATACAATTAGCTTGATTGATACAAGTAGATTACAGATATTTGAGTAACATGCAATCTCTTATCAATAAGATtagatattttcatttttcaagcAATGATTCTGATCTGATTTGAATTGTTACGCCACTtactaaaattctaaaataGTCCAAAACCAATGCATGCAATATTGACTCAAGAGCATATCCAAAATCAAATGTCATAAATCatatcatttctataataagAAAATGcctaaaattatattcaaaattgGCTTCTAGGGCATATGCATCTAACTGCTAAAATCAAGATGGAAGATGAATTTTAGTACAATATTTTTTGGATATGCTCTGTTTGAATGGAATTGGCTTGCAGACTCTGTAGAGTTCTATTGTGACTTGAAAGTTATGGAAGAGTCTAGGGTTGCATGCGCAATATGTATAAGATTAAAGTTAAAGTTAAATAGAATAGTAGGGTACCAATGcttaatgaaataaaatgatTGCTCATCAATTAGGTATTCTTGTAATGCTCTCAATGAAATGAATATGATAAGATGTATAAACCATACAATATGAAAGAAActttccagaacttgtgatgtGATTATAGTGGTGCTCTTTCAGAATTCTGTTTAAGTTACTCAGGTCAATTTTAGACTTTCGTGAATTCTAGTAAAGCACCTAGAAATTAAGTGGCCTGATAATTGCTATCCATTTGCCAACGAATACAAAGTCCAAGTTGACGTTTTTCATAtatgttaatatgttatatttgtaACAATGGCATAAAGTAATGTCGTTTTTCACTGTGCATACACTTCCACATTCTCCTTGTAGTGCCTATTGGCTGTTGTCTGAAAGCTAATTTAAATTTAGCCACCGTCTTTCTGCTGTCTGAAAGCTGATTTTTCCTTTATGGCACTTCTACAGGATAAAATGTTCTGCAAGTCCATCTTAAATGAGCTTGTGATGAAGATAAATGTAGAAAATCCAACTTATCATACTGTCCAGCCAGATGCATCAGTTCAAGCTTTCAAGTGTACAGTTGTTTTCAATGGTCGTTCTTATACTGGGGAGGCTGGAAGAAACAAAAAGGAGGCTGAACGATTAGCAGCTCGTGCTGTAATTGTCTCATTGTTGGGTAAGTAAACCGCCTACACTATGAAAATAATTGCTATCCATTTTGCTTATTTGTGCACTCTTCATAAAGTAGTTGTCAATTCATTTATTCTATTTTGCAGAGTCTGAACATAAAACCATCCTCTCAGAGATAATCCAATCTAAGGACAAGCTTTATGCTAGCATAAATAAAGTCAAGGATTGTAGCCCTATTAGCACGGGAGACATGCTTACTGGAGTAACTGGAAAGGGGGTTTTAATGGAAAATAACACTGCTAGTCAGCAATCAAGCATTGTCCAACATACAACTACTCAAGTTACAGAAGTTCCTCACCATGAATTCAAGAAACCAGGACTTGAACATTCAGAACTTATAGAAGGATCTTGTAGATTGATTGCAATCCCTCCAACAGGTGTGCCCACATCAGTGCAGCCCAATTTGATTGTATTTGTGCAGCCAACGGGGGAAAAGAAACGGAAACGGAAATCCAAGAATAAGGCTAAGAAACATAGTCAAGTTGGTTCACAGTAAGTACTCTAGTAATGAACTTTCCAGTCAAGTTTCTTGCACATTCCTATCTTTATCTAATATTTTGTGTCCTCATTTcagaatacaatttttattctgTCAcctctttttaatattttgcacCCATGTCATGTGTGTCTTTGGTTACAGTTACTTCATTTTTGTACTAAATCCTTGacaataaactatatgatatatGGTTCATTATTGGGCAAGAGTAGTTGGCTGTGAGAATGTTTCTTGTACATCTTTACTCCATTCTAAAATAACAGAACATTATACTCCATTTAGTCTTTGACTTTCTGACTACACCATTCTAGGTAATCAATCCTATGCACTACCTATTATGGATGTTTTGTATCTatttggttaatgaaaaataatttctttttaattgcaGGGTACCTTTGGTTCTGGCGCACCCAAGTCAAGTTTCTTGATCCCCTCAGCATTGCGAGTGGATTAAGTCACTAATCCTAGGACAGGTAGTTCTACTTTTGCTATAACCACACCTTCTCTGAATTCTACCTTTACTGTAATCACACCTTGTCTATATGTTTTCTGTAGCTAGAATCTGCATTTGAGCTTCTCTCTTCCGCAATCTCCCAGCATGAGGATGGTTAAGCTTGCTGATTATCACTACATGATAAATACCGTTCTGAATGTCATAGTTAAAGCCCCTGTATTTGGCAGCCTAAGCTACAAATATGTACTTGAGTTCTGTGAATATGTGTAGGTAATAGTcataactttcttttttttttttttttgtagtgaattttaaacaatttggACTTTTTATGTGATGTCATTTAGGGTGTTaactaatgatttttttaatctattatatttggttaacaatagttataccataaacccaagtccaccttgcaacgTGGACttatcacaatttatatattgaggGTGTAACTTCGGCTTTcacggccggagctctaatggagctttgagccggtggttttggtcaccttctacgtttactctcgctcttcttccgccccgaccaccgtcgcagctctgtccgcctccgaccaccgctaCAGATCTTCTTTTTCcgtttttttttccctttgaataaaataatagtaggtaggtattggggtttgtgttggtagtcttgaactcccaaccatACTTTGGCTttatcactttttattttctctattattgtgttttcctctcgttattTTCACGagctttttcctctcgttactttcacgagcttttcattatcattagcataaatcgtttagtttggtttcggcaagtgttgatcttatcctgggcgagcaaaaaagaatgatgatgaagacccagatctttgataaagctttaagctccttgaaggaacatagcttcttagttatgaaacagtctgcgattcaagttttctatagcatagttagaaaagttgtttctatgtctgactgtaaggaatggtttaccatttcattgatcgttgatgtaaacgttttatgttatgaattaatggaatagctacgtttatcttcaaaaatatatatatatatatatattgagggtgtgtttggttgacgggttttggtataaggtatgagtatcaaagagattgttattgtttggttgtcaggtttttagaatactattataggtttggaataccccattaattgaaacaCCCATACTCTTaaggtttcatttcccttcttcctttctttcccaactattattctcattccaccctactaccaaacatgcaaaacatTCACCAAAACTGAAaatccattacccttaccaagtatttgatacccataccgattctgattcccatgtgcgaatcaaacacaccctgaatgttcataatttaaattgtgaacatttagttgtgaatatttagtatataaattcgAGTCCCCTAATTTTGGTTAAAGTGGGAccaatcacaatttacatactgaatgttcaaaatttaaattgtgaacatttaattgtgaacattccgtatataaattgtgtattttggacttgagttaatataataattttggttAAAGTGCCTAGAGGGTTGATAT
This portion of the Ipomoea triloba cultivar NCNSP0323 chromosome 5, ASM357664v1 genome encodes:
- the LOC116018899 gene encoding double-stranded RNA-binding protein 4-like, which translates into the protein MAELQLTPPPPGPPLPAVATPATSGSLATNIPVNQSSAVGDGRLQNATQYVPVNYKSLLQQYAQKARLLLPDYAIVNEGYPHAPQFRGTVSIGGEKYTSPNTFAHRKAAEQDAARHAMESMPPITKKEELQLLNNIHEDKMFCKSILNELVMKINVENPTYHTVQPDASVQAFKCTVVFNGRSYTGEAGRNKKEAERLAARAVIVSLLESEHKTILSEIIQSKDKLYASINKVKDCSPISTGDMLTGVTGKGVLMENNTASQQSSIVQHTTTQVTEVPHHEFKKPGLEHSELIEGSCRLIAIPPTGVPTSVQPNLIVFVQPTGEKKRKRKSKNKAKKHSQVGSQVPLVLAHPSQVS